From the unidentified bacterial endosymbiont genome, one window contains:
- the flhB gene encoding flagellar biosynthesis protein FlhB, whose protein sequence is MIPLTNQAGAGIVAEENDDKTESPTPHRLEKAREEGQIPRSRELTSLLILVVGVCIIWLGGESLARRLARMLSAGLRFDHSMVNDPNLILGQIILLLKGAMLALLPLIVGVVLVAIMSPVMLGGLVFSGKSLQPKFSKLNPFPGIAKMFSAQTGAELVKAVLKTTLMGSAAGFYLWRNWPEMMRLISESPLSAMSNAMDLIGLCSLLVVLSMIPMVGFDVIFQLYSHFKKLRMSRQDIRDEYKQMEGDPHVKGRIRQMQHAAARQRMMEDVPKADIIVTNPTHYSVALQYDENKMSAPKVVAKGAGLIALRIREVANENRVPILEAPPLARALYRHAEIGQQIPGQLYAAVAEVLAWVWQLKRWRLAGGQRPVKPENLPVPEALDFLNEKDTDG, encoded by the coding sequence ATGATACCCCTGACTAACCAGGCTGGCGCAGGCATCGTGGCAGAAGAGAACGACGACAAAACAGAATCCCCCACCCCCCATCGACTTGAAAAAGCGCGTGAGGAGGGGCAGATCCCCCGTTCCAGAGAACTGACATCCCTGCTGATACTTGTGGTGGGCGTGTGCATTATCTGGCTGGGTGGGGAGTCGCTCGCCCGCAGGCTGGCGAGGATGCTCTCTGCCGGGCTGCGCTTTGACCACAGCATGGTGAATGACCCCAATCTGATCCTCGGACAAATCATTTTGCTGCTAAAAGGGGCAATGCTCGCCTTACTGCCGCTGATCGTGGGTGTGGTGCTGGTCGCTATCATGTCGCCCGTTATGCTCGGTGGTCTGGTGTTTAGCGGCAAATCGCTACAGCCAAAATTTTCCAAACTCAACCCGTTTCCCGGCATTGCGAAGATGTTTTCCGCCCAGACCGGCGCCGAGCTGGTTAAGGCCGTCCTGAAAACCACGCTGATGGGCAGTGCCGCAGGGTTTTATCTGTGGCGCAACTGGCCGGAAATGATGCGCCTTATTAGCGAATCGCCGCTTAGCGCGATGAGCAACGCCATGGATCTGATTGGGCTCTGTTCGCTGCTGGTGGTGCTAAGCATGATACCGATGGTGGGCTTCGATGTTATCTTCCAGCTTTATAGCCATTTCAAAAAATTGCGTATGTCGCGCCAGGACATTCGCGATGAATATAAGCAGATGGAAGGTGATCCGCACGTCAAAGGGCGGATCCGGCAGATGCAGCACGCGGCTGCCCGTCAAAGGATGATGGAAGATGTACCCAAAGCCGACATTATCGTGACCAACCCGACGCACTATTCCGTTGCGCTTCAGTATGACGAAAACAAAATGAGCGCGCCAAAAGTTGTGGCGAAAGGGGCGGGGCTGATTGCGCTTCGCATCCGTGAAGTGGCTAACGAAAATCGCGTTCCAATCCTTGAAGCACCTCCGCTGGCGCGTGCTTTATATCGCCATGCGGAAATCGGACAGCAAATTCCAGGTCAACTTTATGCCGCAGTGGCGGAAGTCCTGGCCTGGGTATGGCAACTGAAACGCTGGCGTTTAGCCGGTGGACAACGACCTGTAAAACCTGAAAACCTTCCGGTGCCTGAAGCGCTGGATTTTTTGAACGAGAAGGACACTGATGGCTAA